From Cuculus canorus isolate bCucCan1 chromosome 7, bCucCan1.pri, whole genome shotgun sequence, one genomic window encodes:
- the MMRN2 gene encoding multimerin-2 isoform X2: MLVKLLLIYNTIALAKVVKHSDQQGYRDGSVHEPRIYESSAYFQRSPLSHKEEGYWEAEGLREDAGDYPSSTISHQEEGEDFEAASLQSRNGNWCSFMQSRLVTYIEACMKEKYIVNSQQPCVNGGLECQKIMYRTALKPIYQVKQKVLKSLQWKCCPGFIGKDCEQRDPNFILVPENQIEGREEEELSNRNLQERLVQQVLFPHMENFLRKHFNPMWASFNRSLQNLSNIVRNLSHDVEANKKSIERFQQSTVPKKEFQELGTKFESKVQENIMKADHVKREIENQLQTQQASFHYNLTMIKTDTDTKLKKFHKLQQSHFLALNNSIANVKQEQNNLGNKFETLKKNLTELSLHHRPKDENSQLAIRQINDILAGHTKQLKELYIESDVAFQNIAVLERWLKELKKNISKYRPEDPTITLMEKTVMEENKAAMKRQISELNYTLSNLQENYSDLLRYMEECNCQRISSDTDLLEEDLKNFTSSLEGAQTNLKDMKHLESVFRDLLRDEIEELSSAFPSVHQSLNLRQEENRRLQSQVTAISEDISFLKKKDEEINLHIMYLNSSFGSLLGDAMRHDAALGALLGEEFMEVLFEEGPNILITSVFQLQESLRHISDKLQEQNVTLESLRERFHLLERGQPNNHHAHRSPKHPKEEMPTSSTVDEVSSQRGPIEHMEPNYEAAKDDSLENSAYNDIMTLKNDIKHLSMAIKKHESRSDVNLCCNHTIANVMEQLNISVEILSADLATIKQKLEEHMMVFKKLFASHEELVASNVSLDVTKIQSMLTRKVRRPQKGQDKQREKKKPEKHRENIQATGGRNTVQAELLEEESLVAFHVGLSEGNDKAKTLRFNETYLNYGNGYFPEHGYFKAPHKGVYLFVISVEFSSGPALGQLSFSRGYKKTLSSSQRKTPNGHTTTTFAMAEMEKGEKVCFELLQGSVAKRSPPGTTMAGFLIFKT, encoded by the exons GAACTGGTGTTCCTTCATGCAGTCCCGGCTGGTAACGTACATAGAAGCCTGCATGAAGGAGAAGTACATTGTCAACTCCCAACAGCCCTGTGTAAATGGAGGACTGGAATGCCAGAAGATCAT GTACAGGACAGCTCTGAAGCCAATCTATCAAGTGAAACAGAAGGTTTTGAAGTCTTTGCAGTGGAAATGCTGCCCTGGATTTATTGGCAAGGACTGTGAACAGCGTG ATCCCAATTTTATTCTGGTGCCAGAAAATCAAATTGAAGGACGGGAAGAAGAGGAGCTCTCAAACCGCA ATCTACAGGAAAGGCTCGTGCAGCAAGTTTTGTTTCCCCACATGGAGAATTTTCTACGGAAACATTTTAACCCAATGTGGGCAAGCTTCAACAGGAGTTTACAGAACCTCTCAAATATTGTAAGAAACCTGTCCCACGATGTGGAAGCCAACAAGAAAAGCATAGAAAGATTCCAACAGAGCACTGTGCCCAAGAAGGAATTCCAGGAGCTGGGTACTAAGTTTGAATCAAAAGTccaagaaaatataatgaaagctGACCACGTGAAGAGAGAGATAGAGAATCAACTGCAAACGCAGCAGGCGAGTTTTCACTACAATCTCACCATGATCAAGACAGATACTGACACAAAGCTCAAGAAGTTTCATAAGCTACAACAGTCCCATTTCTTAGCTTTGAACAACAGCATAGCAAACGTGAAACAAGAGCAAAACAATCTTGGGAATAAATTTGAGACATTGAAAAAGAATTTAACAGAACTCTCCTTGCATCACCGTCCCAAAGATGAAAACAGCCAGTTAGCCATCAGACAAATAAACGACATTCTGGCAGGGCACACGAAACAGCTTAAAGAACTTTACATAGAATCAGATGTAGCCTTTCAGAATATTGCAGTTCTGGAGAGATGGCttaaggagttaaaaaaaaatatctcaaagtATAGGCCAGAAGATCCTACAATAACTTTAATGGAGAAAACAGttatggaagaaaacaaagcagcaatgAAAAGGCAGATATCAGAGCTCAACTACACTCTCTCAAATCTTCAGGAAAACTATTCAGATCTGCTGAGGTACATGGAAGAATGTAATTGCCAAAGAATATCTTCTGACACTGATTTACTGGAGGAAGACCTAAAGAACTTCACTTCTTCCCTTGAGGGTGCTCAAACAAACTTAAAGGATATGAAGCACTTAGAGTCAGTTTTCAGAGATCTCTTGAGGGATGAAATTGAAGAGCTCTCCTCAGCTTTTCCATCTGTCCATCAGTCCCTTAACCTCCgtcaagaagaaaacagacgGCTTCAGTCACAAGTTACAGCTATTTCAGAAGACATAAGCTTcttgaagaagaaagatgaagaaattaatctaCACATCATGTATCTCAACAGTTCTTTCGGCTCTCTTTTGGGAGATGCTATGCGGCATGATGCAGCACTGGGGGCTCTGCTGGGAGAAGAATTTATGGAAGTGCTGTTTGAAGAAGGTCCTAATATCCTAATAACATCAGTGTTTCAACTGCAAGAATCTCTCAGACATATTTCAGATAAACTCCAAGAACAAAATGTGACTTTAGAATCTCTTAGAGAGAGATTTCACCTCTTGGAGAGAGGTCAACCGAATAATCATCATGCTCACAGATCTCCTAAGCATCCCAAAGAAGAAATGCCAACATCCTCTACTGTTGATGAAGTTAGCAGTCAACGTGGCCCCATAGAACACATGGAACCTAACTATGAAGCTGCTAAAGATGACTCCTTGGAGAACTCAGCTTATAACGATATCATGACTCTGAAGAATGATATCAAACACCTGAGCATGGCAATCAAGAAGCACGAATCCAGAAGTGATGTGAACCTCTGCTGCAATCATACAATAGCAAATGTAATGGAGCAGTTGAACATCTCTGTGGAAATCCTCTCAGCAGACTTAGCCACCATCAAGCAGAAGCTGGAGGAACACATGatggtttttaaaaagctatttgcAAGCCATGAAGAATTAGTTGCCTCAAATGTAAGTCTAGATGTTACAAAGATTCAGTCGATGCTGACCAGGAAAGTGAGAAGGCCACAGAAAGGTCAAGAcaagcaaagagagaagaaaaagcctgagaagcacagagaaaacataCAGGCGACAGGCGGAAGAAACACAGTGCAGGCAGAACTTCTGGAAGAAG aatcACTGGTGGCATTTCACGTGGGATTATCAGAAGGAAACGATAAAGCAAAAACTCTGAGGTTTAATGAAACTTACCTCAACTATGGAAACGGCTATTTCCCTGAACACGGCTACTTCAAAGCGCCGCATAAAGGTGTTTACCTGTTTGTCATCTCTGTGGAATTTAGCTCAGGACCAGCATTAGGACAACTCTCCTTTAGCCGTGGGTACAAAAAAACTCTCTCAAGCAGTCAGAGGAAAACACCAAACGGACACACCACGACTACTTTTGCTATGGCAGAAatggagaagggggagaaagtATGCTTTGAATTGCTGCAGGGCTCTGTAGCAAAACGGAGTCCACCTGGGACAACTATGGCTGGATTCCTAATATTCAAAACTTGA
- the BMPR1A gene encoding bone morphogenetic protein receptor type-1A — MTRLRVCEQLLGAYLLIILHVQGQNLDSMLQGTGMKTNPDQKKQANGVTLAPEDTLPFLKCYCSGHCPDDAINNTCITNGHCFAIIEEDEHGEPTLASGCMKYEGSDFQCKDSPKAQLRRTIECCRTDFCNQDLQPTLPPLNSTDGLFDGSIRWVAVLISMAVCIIVMIILLSCFCYKHYCKSMAKRHCYNRDLEQDEAFIPAGESLKDLIDQSQSSGSGSGLPLLVQRTIAKQIQMVRQVGKGRYGEVWMGKWRGEKVAVKVFFTTEEASWFRETEIYQTVLMRHENILGFIAADIKGTGSWTQLYLITDYHENGSLYDFLKCTTLDNRALLKLAYSAACGLCHLHTEIYGTQGKPAIAHRDLKSKNILIKKNGTCCIADLGLAVKFNSDTNEVDVPLNTRVGTKRYMAPEVLDESLNKNHFQPYIMADIYSFGLIIWEMARRCVTGGIVEEYQLPYYDMVPNDPSYEDMREVVCVKRLRPVVSNRWNSDECLRAILKLMSECWAHNPASRLTALRIKKTLAKMVESQDVKI, encoded by the exons GTCAAAATCTAGACAGCATGCTTCAAGGCACAGGAATGAAGACAAATCCTGaccaaaagaaacaagcaaatgGAGTGACGCTCGCTCCAGAGGACACTTTACCTTTCCTTAAGTGCTACTGCTCAGGACATTGTCCAGATGATGCTATTAATAACACGTGCAT AACTAATGGGCATTGCTTTGCTATCATTGAGGAAGACGAACATGGAGAACCCACGCTTGCTTCTGGCTGTATGAAGTATGAAGGTTCAGATTTCCAGTGCAAG GACTCGCCTAAAGCGCAATTACGTCGCACAATTGAGTGCTGTCGAACGGATTTCTGCAATCAGGATTTACAACCAACATTACCACCACTCAATAGTACAG aTGGACTTTTTGATGGCAGCATTCGTTGGGTGGCAGTGTTGATTTCTATGGCAGTCTGCATAATTGTCATGATCATCCTACTTAGCTGCTTTTGTTACAA GCATTACTGTAAGTCAATGGCAAAGAGGCACTGTTACAATCGTGACCTGGAACAAGATGAAGCATTTATTCCAGCTGGGGAGTCATTAAAAGACCTTATAGACCAGTCCCAGAGTTCTGGGAGTGGATCTGGACTACCACTGTTG gtTCAGCGCACTATTGCCAAACAAATTCAGATGGTGAGGCAAGTTGGGAAAGGACGATATGGTGAAGTGTGGATGGGCAAATGGAGGGGTGAAAAAGTCGCAGTGAAAGTGTTTTTCACTACAGAAGAAGCCAGTTGGTTCCGAGAAACAGAGATTTACCAGACTGTTTTAATGCGTCATGAAAACATCCTTG GTTTCATAGCTGCAGATATTAAAGGCACTGGCTCCTGGACACAGCTTTACTTGATTACAGATTATCATGAAAATGGATCATTGTatgattttctgaaatgcaCTACTCTAGACAACAGGGCGCTCCTCAAACTGGCATATTCTGCTGCGTGTGGTCTGTGCCATCTACACACAGAAATCTACGGGACGCAGGGCAAGCCTGCTATTGCACACAGGGACCTGAAGAGCAAAAACATCttgataaagaaaaatggaacCTGCTGCATTGCTGACTTGGGTCTTGCAGTCAAGTTTAACAG TGACACAAATGAAGTTGATGTTCCCTTGAATACTCGAGTGGGAACAAAACGTTACATGGCTCCAGAGGTCCTAGATGAAAGCCTGAATAAAAACCATTTCCAGCCGTACATCATGGCTGACATCTACAGTTTTGGGCTGATCATTTGGGAAATGGCACGGCGCTGCGTCACAGGAG GTATTGTTGAAGAATATCAGTTGCCATATTATGACATGGTGCCAAATGATCCATCGTATGAGGACATGAGAGAAGTGGTGTGTGTCAAACGCCTGCGCCCAGTAGTATCAAATAGATGGAATAGTGATGAA tgttTAAGAGCAATATTGAAATTAATGTCCGAATGCTGGGCTCATAATCCTGCCTCAAGGCTCACTGCCCTGAGGATCAAGAAGACTCTTGCCAAGATGGTGGAATCACAAGATGTAAAGATTTGA
- the MMRN2 gene encoding multimerin-2 isoform X1, which produces MLVKLLLIYNTIALAKVVKHSDQQGYRDGSVHEPRIYESSAYFQRSPLSHKEEGYWEAEGLREDAGDYPSSTISHQEEGEDFEAASLQSRNGNWCSFMQSRLVTYIEACMKEKYIVNSQQPCVNGGLECQKIMYRTALKPIYQVKQKVLKSLQWKCCPGFIGKDCEQRDPNFILVPENQIEGREEEELSNRMSTSVDSREMLEVIGNHEALLDDLQSDIDQAVSNLGDLQRIFENNGTSMVLEVNQSNSDLQERLVQQVLFPHMENFLRKHFNPMWASFNRSLQNLSNIVRNLSHDVEANKKSIERFQQSTVPKKEFQELGTKFESKVQENIMKADHVKREIENQLQTQQASFHYNLTMIKTDTDTKLKKFHKLQQSHFLALNNSIANVKQEQNNLGNKFETLKKNLTELSLHHRPKDENSQLAIRQINDILAGHTKQLKELYIESDVAFQNIAVLERWLKELKKNISKYRPEDPTITLMEKTVMEENKAAMKRQISELNYTLSNLQENYSDLLRYMEECNCQRISSDTDLLEEDLKNFTSSLEGAQTNLKDMKHLESVFRDLLRDEIEELSSAFPSVHQSLNLRQEENRRLQSQVTAISEDISFLKKKDEEINLHIMYLNSSFGSLLGDAMRHDAALGALLGEEFMEVLFEEGPNILITSVFQLQESLRHISDKLQEQNVTLESLRERFHLLERGQPNNHHAHRSPKHPKEEMPTSSTVDEVSSQRGPIEHMEPNYEAAKDDSLENSAYNDIMTLKNDIKHLSMAIKKHESRSDVNLCCNHTIANVMEQLNISVEILSADLATIKQKLEEHMMVFKKLFASHEELVASNVSLDVTKIQSMLTRKVRRPQKGQDKQREKKKPEKHRENIQATGGRNTVQAELLEEESLVAFHVGLSEGNDKAKTLRFNETYLNYGNGYFPEHGYFKAPHKGVYLFVISVEFSSGPALGQLSFSRGYKKTLSSSQRKTPNGHTTTTFAMAEMEKGEKVCFELLQGSVAKRSPPGTTMAGFLIFKT; this is translated from the exons GAACTGGTGTTCCTTCATGCAGTCCCGGCTGGTAACGTACATAGAAGCCTGCATGAAGGAGAAGTACATTGTCAACTCCCAACAGCCCTGTGTAAATGGAGGACTGGAATGCCAGAAGATCAT GTACAGGACAGCTCTGAAGCCAATCTATCAAGTGAAACAGAAGGTTTTGAAGTCTTTGCAGTGGAAATGCTGCCCTGGATTTATTGGCAAGGACTGTGAACAGCGTG ATCCCAATTTTATTCTGGTGCCAGAAAATCAAATTGAAGGACGGGAAGAAGAGGAGCTCTCAAACCGCA TGTCAACATCTGTGGATTCAAGAGAAATGTTGGAAGTCATTGGAAACCATGAGGCAttactggatgatcttcaaagtGATATTGATCAAGCAGTCAGCAACTTAGGTGACTTACAGAGAATATTTGAGAACAACGGTACGAGCATGGTGTTAGAAGTGAACCAGAGCAATTCAG ATCTACAGGAAAGGCTCGTGCAGCAAGTTTTGTTTCCCCACATGGAGAATTTTCTACGGAAACATTTTAACCCAATGTGGGCAAGCTTCAACAGGAGTTTACAGAACCTCTCAAATATTGTAAGAAACCTGTCCCACGATGTGGAAGCCAACAAGAAAAGCATAGAAAGATTCCAACAGAGCACTGTGCCCAAGAAGGAATTCCAGGAGCTGGGTACTAAGTTTGAATCAAAAGTccaagaaaatataatgaaagctGACCACGTGAAGAGAGAGATAGAGAATCAACTGCAAACGCAGCAGGCGAGTTTTCACTACAATCTCACCATGATCAAGACAGATACTGACACAAAGCTCAAGAAGTTTCATAAGCTACAACAGTCCCATTTCTTAGCTTTGAACAACAGCATAGCAAACGTGAAACAAGAGCAAAACAATCTTGGGAATAAATTTGAGACATTGAAAAAGAATTTAACAGAACTCTCCTTGCATCACCGTCCCAAAGATGAAAACAGCCAGTTAGCCATCAGACAAATAAACGACATTCTGGCAGGGCACACGAAACAGCTTAAAGAACTTTACATAGAATCAGATGTAGCCTTTCAGAATATTGCAGTTCTGGAGAGATGGCttaaggagttaaaaaaaaatatctcaaagtATAGGCCAGAAGATCCTACAATAACTTTAATGGAGAAAACAGttatggaagaaaacaaagcagcaatgAAAAGGCAGATATCAGAGCTCAACTACACTCTCTCAAATCTTCAGGAAAACTATTCAGATCTGCTGAGGTACATGGAAGAATGTAATTGCCAAAGAATATCTTCTGACACTGATTTACTGGAGGAAGACCTAAAGAACTTCACTTCTTCCCTTGAGGGTGCTCAAACAAACTTAAAGGATATGAAGCACTTAGAGTCAGTTTTCAGAGATCTCTTGAGGGATGAAATTGAAGAGCTCTCCTCAGCTTTTCCATCTGTCCATCAGTCCCTTAACCTCCgtcaagaagaaaacagacgGCTTCAGTCACAAGTTACAGCTATTTCAGAAGACATAAGCTTcttgaagaagaaagatgaagaaattaatctaCACATCATGTATCTCAACAGTTCTTTCGGCTCTCTTTTGGGAGATGCTATGCGGCATGATGCAGCACTGGGGGCTCTGCTGGGAGAAGAATTTATGGAAGTGCTGTTTGAAGAAGGTCCTAATATCCTAATAACATCAGTGTTTCAACTGCAAGAATCTCTCAGACATATTTCAGATAAACTCCAAGAACAAAATGTGACTTTAGAATCTCTTAGAGAGAGATTTCACCTCTTGGAGAGAGGTCAACCGAATAATCATCATGCTCACAGATCTCCTAAGCATCCCAAAGAAGAAATGCCAACATCCTCTACTGTTGATGAAGTTAGCAGTCAACGTGGCCCCATAGAACACATGGAACCTAACTATGAAGCTGCTAAAGATGACTCCTTGGAGAACTCAGCTTATAACGATATCATGACTCTGAAGAATGATATCAAACACCTGAGCATGGCAATCAAGAAGCACGAATCCAGAAGTGATGTGAACCTCTGCTGCAATCATACAATAGCAAATGTAATGGAGCAGTTGAACATCTCTGTGGAAATCCTCTCAGCAGACTTAGCCACCATCAAGCAGAAGCTGGAGGAACACATGatggtttttaaaaagctatttgcAAGCCATGAAGAATTAGTTGCCTCAAATGTAAGTCTAGATGTTACAAAGATTCAGTCGATGCTGACCAGGAAAGTGAGAAGGCCACAGAAAGGTCAAGAcaagcaaagagagaagaaaaagcctgagaagcacagagaaaacataCAGGCGACAGGCGGAAGAAACACAGTGCAGGCAGAACTTCTGGAAGAAG aatcACTGGTGGCATTTCACGTGGGATTATCAGAAGGAAACGATAAAGCAAAAACTCTGAGGTTTAATGAAACTTACCTCAACTATGGAAACGGCTATTTCCCTGAACACGGCTACTTCAAAGCGCCGCATAAAGGTGTTTACCTGTTTGTCATCTCTGTGGAATTTAGCTCAGGACCAGCATTAGGACAACTCTCCTTTAGCCGTGGGTACAAAAAAACTCTCTCAAGCAGTCAGAGGAAAACACCAAACGGACACACCACGACTACTTTTGCTATGGCAGAAatggagaagggggagaaagtATGCTTTGAATTGCTGCAGGGCTCTGTAGCAAAACGGAGTCCACCTGGGACAACTATGGCTGGATTCCTAATATTCAAAACTTGA